In a genomic window of Pelotomaculum thermopropionicum SI:
- the CaiC gene encoding acyl-CoA synthetases (AMP-forming)/AMP-acid ligases II, producing MKRTRGEGFILNKLLDYDQEVVKINQVSYTYDVRMFRNTFEYEFTYLNGFLRNVRRFAGKPALTCPLRGNTWTYAGLNQECNRLAHALLADGVGKNDVVMYQLLNSAEFVFLYLAPQKIGAINCPINFRISPGETAYIIDDSKPAVFFYDAEIRKTAEDALNMARHKPRRVVMVDPLGKEKPFAGSIAFEDYVKGHPDYNPEISRPMHIYDENTRLYTSGTTGMPKGIPLNNINEVLSAHDVIMHFPLSPLDKTMNMSPWFHRGGLHSGGPNPTLYVGGEVVILRHFAPRICLDYVEKYGITFLIGAPPMLKLLHDFQARNPRDLSRLKGIITMGAPLEREACIKFQQVLTPNIFNGYGTTEAFWNTFLRPYDLPQMAGSSGRACTDDDVAVVKVYPDRRAEPDDYVAKDGKEIGEIIVKAPAKTTYSYINNPEESERVFYKGWIYIGDLGVWDENEYITVVGRKDDMIISAGENIYPDQVEEVINQHPKVKESVVTGVPDKVRGEAVVAYVVKMDPSLTARELDEHCRKHQALAMYKKPRYYRFVEELPFTATGKKMRYKVREQAVADQQAGLLERA from the coding sequence TTGAAGAGAACCAGGGGGGAAGGCTTTATTTTGAACAAACTGTTGGATTACGATCAGGAGGTGGTAAAAATTAACCAGGTCAGCTACACCTACGACGTGCGTATGTTCAGGAACACATTTGAATATGAATTTACCTACCTGAACGGATTTTTACGCAATGTGCGGCGGTTTGCTGGCAAGCCGGCCCTTACCTGCCCGCTGCGTGGAAATACATGGACCTATGCCGGGCTTAATCAGGAGTGCAACAGGCTGGCTCACGCGCTGCTGGCCGACGGTGTCGGCAAAAACGACGTGGTCATGTACCAGTTGCTTAACAGCGCCGAGTTTGTATTTCTCTATCTTGCCCCGCAAAAGATAGGTGCAATTAACTGCCCGATTAATTTCAGGATTTCCCCGGGAGAGACGGCTTATATTATTGATGACAGCAAACCGGCGGTATTTTTCTATGACGCAGAAATCAGGAAAACGGCCGAAGATGCGTTGAATATGGCCAGGCACAAGCCGCGCCGGGTTGTTATGGTCGACCCGCTGGGTAAGGAAAAGCCTTTTGCCGGTTCAATTGCCTTTGAGGATTACGTAAAAGGGCATCCGGATTACAATCCGGAAATCTCCCGGCCCATGCATATTTACGATGAAAACACCCGGCTTTATACCTCCGGGACTACAGGCATGCCCAAAGGAATTCCGCTTAACAATATAAACGAGGTTTTATCCGCCCACGATGTGATCATGCACTTTCCCCTTTCGCCTCTGGATAAAACCATGAACATGAGCCCGTGGTTCCACCGCGGGGGCCTTCACTCCGGCGGGCCAAACCCCACTCTATACGTTGGGGGGGAAGTGGTGATTCTAAGGCATTTTGCTCCCCGCATATGCCTTGATTATGTGGAGAAGTACGGCATTACTTTCCTGATCGGTGCGCCTCCCATGCTCAAGCTGTTGCATGATTTTCAAGCTAGAAATCCCAGAGACCTAAGCAGGCTGAAGGGTATAATTACCATGGGCGCGCCGCTGGAGAGGGAGGCCTGCATTAAGTTCCAGCAGGTGCTTACCCCTAATATTTTTAACGGTTACGGCACTACAGAAGCCTTCTGGAACACCTTTCTGCGTCCCTACGACCTGCCGCAGATGGCCGGTTCGTCGGGCCGCGCCTGCACGGACGACGATGTGGCGGTGGTGAAAGTTTACCCCGACCGGCGGGCCGAGCCTGATGATTATGTTGCTAAAGACGGCAAGGAAATTGGTGAGATAATTGTAAAGGCTCCGGCCAAAACCACTTACAGCTATATAAATAACCCTGAAGAAAGCGAACGTGTTTTTTACAAGGGCTGGATTTACATCGGCGACCTCGGCGTCTGGGATGAAAATGAGTATATCACCGTGGTAGGCAGAAAGGACGATATGATCATATCTGCCGGGGAAAATATTTATCCCGATCAGGTGGAAGAAGTGATTAACCAGCACCCCAAAGTTAAGGAGTCGGTGGTTACCGGAGTTCCCGACAAAGTTCGCGGTGAAGCCGTGGTAGCCTATGTGGTTAAAATGGATCCATCCCTTACCGCCAGGGAACTGGATGAGCATTGCCGCAAACATCAAGCACTGGCCATGTATAAAAAGCCCCGTTACTACAGGTTTGTGGAGGAACTGCCCTTCACGGCGACGGGGAAAAAGATGCGCTACAAAGTAAGAGAGCAGGCAGTTGCAGATCAGCAGGCAGGCCTGCTGGAAAGAGCGTAA
- a CDS encoding hypothetical protein (containing Tra5 partial region) produces MVSQLSREERIALVEWINPELPITTQADLLGLNRSSLYYKPVAPSPEEIALKHRIDEIYTVHPYYGSRRITAQLRREGFLVNRKAVQRHMREMGFAAISPGPNLSKRRQDHLVYPYLLRGVVIQQPNQVWGIDITYIRMLKGWLYLTAVLDWYSRYVVSWELSDTLAVDFVCAAVGQALSLAKTDHE; encoded by the coding sequence GTGGTCTCGCAACTGAGCCGTGAAGAACGCATTGCCCTGGTGGAGTGGATCAACCCGGAGTTACCGATCACCACCCAGGCTGATCTATTGGGCCTAAACCGGTCGAGCCTGTACTACAAACCGGTTGCTCCTTCCCCGGAAGAAATTGCCTTAAAGCACCGGATTGACGAAATCTATACGGTCCATCCGTATTACGGATCGCGCCGGATTACGGCCCAATTAAGAAGAGAAGGTTTTCTGGTCAACCGCAAAGCTGTGCAGCGCCACATGCGGGAGATGGGGTTCGCCGCTATCTCCCCGGGGCCAAACTTAAGCAAAAGACGCCAGGATCACCTGGTTTATCCCTACCTGTTGAGGGGAGTGGTTATCCAACAACCAAACCAAGTCTGGGGCATCGATATCACCTACATCCGCATGCTTAAAGGTTGGCTGTACTTAACAGCCGTCCTGGACTGGTATTCCCGCTACGTGGTGAGCTGGGAGCTGTCCGATACCCTGGCGGTAGACTTCGTGTGTGCTGCTGTCGGCCAAGCCTTATCTTTGGCCAAAACAGATCATGAATAG
- the RpoE gene encoding DNA-directed RNA polymerase specialized sigma subunit, sigma24 homolog, translating into MAWFLTGLRHEAIRLAKKHKRLREHELLILNNLLSQEAEDEMTEMLDTVAGTDDILAEVEDSVFLQEALTMLTPQQQKVITATVLEGRTEREVAEQLGISQSVVHRLKERALNRLRKHFVLDEPTAK; encoded by the coding sequence ATGGCCTGGTTTTTAACCGGCCTACGCCACGAAGCTATCAGGTTAGCGAAGAAGCATAAGCGGCTACGGGAGCACGAACTACTAATCCTTAACAACCTACTCAGTCAAGAAGCCGAAGATGAGATGACAGAGATGCTTGATACCGTAGCCGGCACAGATGACATTTTGGCCGAAGTAGAGGACTCTGTATTCCTTCAGGAAGCCCTCACGATGCTGACGCCACAGCAGCAAAAAGTCATTACGGCAACGGTCCTGGAGGGACGTACAGAGCGGGAGGTAGCTGAACAGTTGGGAATATCACAATCGGTCGTACACCGATTGAAAGAGCGAGCGTTGAACAGGTTAAGGAAACATTTTGTCCTGGACGAGCCCACCGCCAAGTAG
- a CDS encoding hypothetical membrane protein has product MAVLITMQQIFYTSVSPEEYYRLGKDFPFPVPDSCPNPGCLVKIAPQKHGFYRRNVVTPDFSARILIRRYHCKYCGKTISYLPSFCLPYFQYTVEVIYTVLRYILVFCYSLRASLQLLKRLFWTPAHLQFYARRFFANLYHIKLGLRQLLPRVELPGENLDKREGAKKVLHIVAAGFAHIQTFSTRFYAQCGYSFLAPRT; this is encoded by the coding sequence TTGGCGGTGTTAATTACCATGCAGCAGATATTCTACACTTCCGTCTCACCCGAAGAATATTACCGTCTGGGCAAAGATTTCCCTTTTCCCGTACCCGATTCCTGCCCGAATCCTGGCTGCCTGGTCAAGATAGCCCCGCAAAAGCATGGTTTTTACCGCCGGAACGTCGTCACCCCGGATTTCAGCGCCCGGATTTTGATCCGCCGGTACCATTGTAAATATTGCGGCAAGACCATCTCGTACCTGCCTTCCTTCTGCCTGCCTTACTTCCAGTACACCGTGGAGGTAATCTATACCGTTCTTCGGTACATCCTGGTGTTTTGCTACTCCCTTCGGGCCTCTTTGCAGTTGCTCAAGCGGTTATTCTGGACCCCCGCCCACCTGCAGTTTTACGCCCGGCGCTTTTTTGCCAACCTATACCACATCAAACTGGGCCTTCGCCAGCTCCTCCCCCGGGTAGAGCTACCCGGGGAGAACCTGGATAAAAGGGAAGGAGCCAAAAAGGTACTGCACATTGTGGCTGCTGGATTCGCCCACATCCAGACCTTCTCCACCAGGTTTTACGCCCAATGTGGGTACTCTTTCCTGGCTCCTCGCACATAA
- a CDS encoding hypothetical protein (containing partial Tra8, transposase and inactivated derivatives, IS30 family (COG2826)), protein MLDAKERENIALKKFSLIAPVLNEEKLNQQEYFRKLSDQLIDMPHYGPRRYAVKSFQWWLYLYRRYGLEGLKPGYRSDRGKSRRVTAEIAAKIRQKRAEKPGLKGILLYEELVKEGVFTPDRLSLATFYRFLAQNPDLASGKDPDEEEKDVRRFSHQRVNELWQTDIMYGPCLRVGRSKKQTYLLAFIDDASRLVTAARFCWEQNFTAVRAVFKEAILKRGVPKMIYTDNGKVYRCNQLAVVCASLGCTLLHAEPFSPSSKGKVERFFRTVRMRFLSRLEMDRVKSLEELNLLFWQWLEADYQRKIHSALGMSPLDYFLSQAQAVKMFSDPTLLDEYFLLRTTRKVNHDATFSLENILYETDQKFAGSRVEVRYEPEWLKSPARPVFLYQDGLKVGEARQVDFFANAWVKRKGRGRPAHQNDEPEELSPARGGGETTAPVISFTRLLENEGEEK, encoded by the coding sequence ATGCTTGATGCCAAAGAAAGGGAAAACATCGCCTTAAAAAAGTTTTCTTTAATTGCGCCGGTGTTGAACGAAGAAAAATTGAACCAGCAGGAATACTTTCGAAAGCTCTCGGACCAGCTTATCGACATGCCCCACTACGGACCGCGGCGCTATGCCGTGAAGTCCTTTCAGTGGTGGCTCTACCTTTACCGTCGCTATGGCCTGGAGGGGTTAAAACCGGGCTATCGCTCCGACCGTGGAAAAAGCCGCCGGGTGACTGCGGAAATCGCCGCAAAAATCCGGCAGAAAAGGGCGGAAAAGCCCGGTTTAAAAGGTATCCTCCTCTATGAGGAACTGGTCAAAGAGGGGGTGTTTACCCCGGACAGGCTCTCTTTGGCCACCTTTTACCGCTTTTTGGCCCAGAACCCGGACCTGGCCTCCGGTAAAGATCCCGATGAAGAAGAAAAGGATGTCCGGCGCTTTTCCCACCAGCGGGTAAACGAGCTCTGGCAGACGGACATCATGTACGGCCCATGCTTAAGGGTGGGCCGGTCCAAAAAACAAACTTACCTCCTTGCCTTCATTGATGACGCCTCCCGACTGGTTACGGCCGCCCGGTTCTGCTGGGAGCAGAATTTTACCGCGGTCAGGGCCGTTTTCAAAGAAGCAATTTTAAAACGGGGGGTCCCGAAGATGATCTATACCGACAACGGCAAGGTTTACCGCTGCAACCAGCTGGCCGTGGTTTGCGCCAGCTTGGGGTGCACGCTTTTGCATGCGGAACCATTTTCTCCCAGCTCGAAAGGGAAGGTGGAACGGTTCTTTAGGACCGTCCGGATGCGCTTTTTAAGCCGCCTGGAGATGGACAGGGTAAAGTCTTTGGAAGAATTAAACCTGCTTTTCTGGCAGTGGCTGGAGGCGGATTACCAGCGCAAAATCCACAGCGCTCTGGGCATGAGCCCCCTCGATTATTTTTTATCCCAGGCGCAAGCGGTAAAGATGTTTTCCGACCCGACCCTTTTGGACGAGTATTTCCTTTTGCGGACAACCCGCAAAGTTAACCACGACGCCACCTTTTCTTTGGAAAACATCCTCTACGAAACAGACCAGAAGTTTGCCGGCAGCAGGGTGGAGGTCAGGTACGAGCCCGAATGGTTGAAGTCCCCCGCCCGGCCGGTGTTCCTTTACCAGGACGGCTTGAAAGTGGGCGAGGCTAGGCAGGTGGACTTCTTTGCCAACGCCTGGGTGAAAAGAAAGGGGCGCGGCCGCCCGGCGCATCAAAATGATGAGCCGGAGGAACTTTCCCCCGCCCGGGGCGGTGGGGAGACCACGGCGCCGGTCATCTCTTTTACCCGCCTGCTCGAAAATGAAGGTGAAGAAAAATGA
- the ExeA gene encoding type II secretory pathway, component ExeA (predicted ATPase), whose product MMFTQFYGLKFNPFSKEVPFDQLFASWDLQELTSRLKYLQQVRGIGLVTGEPGCGKTSALRKYVSELNPAHYKTCYFALSTVTVLEFYQGLALALGEEPKHKKVSIFHQIQGAIASLYYERRITPVIVLDEIHLAGNKILEDLRLLFNFQMDSQNPFILILAGQTLIRSKLALNVNNPLRQRLTVKYSMRGLKAEEIREYCVSRLKYAGLHEEIFTPAAFEAIYAVTNGLPRLVNNLVTTCLICACSKKQREIDPEVVYQAQQELEIWGVGLLCAA is encoded by the coding sequence ATGATGTTCACCCAGTTCTACGGCCTAAAGTTCAACCCTTTTTCCAAAGAGGTGCCCTTTGACCAGTTGTTTGCCAGTTGGGACCTTCAGGAGCTGACCTCCCGTTTAAAATATTTGCAGCAGGTACGGGGGATCGGCCTGGTTACCGGGGAGCCGGGGTGCGGGAAAACCAGCGCTTTGCGCAAGTACGTCAGCGAACTGAACCCCGCCCACTACAAGACGTGTTACTTTGCCCTGTCCACGGTAACCGTGCTGGAATTCTACCAGGGCCTGGCTCTGGCCTTGGGGGAAGAACCGAAGCACAAGAAGGTGAGCATCTTCCACCAGATTCAGGGGGCCATTGCCAGTCTTTATTACGAACGGCGGATTACCCCGGTGATTGTCCTGGACGAAATTCACCTGGCGGGCAACAAGATTTTGGAGGACTTAAGGCTTCTATTTAACTTTCAGATGGACTCGCAAAACCCCTTTATTCTAATTTTGGCCGGACAGACCTTAATCCGGAGCAAGCTTGCCCTCAATGTGAACAACCCTTTACGGCAGCGGCTGACCGTCAAATATTCCATGCGGGGCTTAAAAGCCGAGGAGATCAGGGAGTATTGCGTCAGCCGGTTGAAGTATGCCGGCCTGCACGAGGAGATTTTTACCCCCGCAGCCTTTGAGGCAATCTATGCCGTCACCAACGGACTCCCCCGGCTGGTCAACAACCTGGTCACCACCTGTTTGATCTGCGCCTGCAGTAAGAAGCAAAGGGAGATCGATCCCGAGGTGGTCTACCAAGCCCAGCAGGAACTGGAAATTTGGGGGGTTGGTTTGCTATGCGCAGCCTGA
- a CDS encoding hypothetical protein (containing transposase partial region): MTRKQYSPEQKLQIIKEALETGNASIVARRHDISTSLVSKWVRQYKREGTGVPQGEKQRKTHNKCPVTIEEHKKMISENEKLKKLLGEKELEIEILRDLLKKTNPHLPIK, translated from the coding sequence TTGACCAGAAAACAGTACTCACCAGAACAAAAATTACAAATTATCAAAGAAGCCCTTGAAACCGGCAATGCCTCCATTGTCGCCAGAAGACACGATATCTCCACCAGTCTGGTTAGTAAATGGGTTAGACAATACAAAAGAGAGGGAACTGGTGTTCCTCAGGGAGAAAAACAGCGGAAAACCCACAATAAATGCCCTGTTACCATTGAAGAACACAAGAAAATGATTTCTGAAAACGAAAAGCTTAAAAAGCTCCTCGGCGAAAAAGAACTGGAAATTGAAATACTCAGGGATTTGTTAAAAAAAACGAACCCACACTTGCCGATAAAATAG
- a CDS encoding hypothetical protein (containing transposase partial region), which yields MPKHKQITFSDLYEEFEQASSKNKLKMLTDYVDIEEIIPLEVKLTYYKSTGRPPYSLASMLSALIIQKILSIPTVELLVTFLELSEPLRDFCGFGESVPDPATFSRFKDKIGPTELKKILDRLVELTEPYLKELDPFAASLLVLDTTGLEVPVRENNPKFFYSLKNQVEKGVPEKPENEIYAMTIAKMPKSAKAAPKAKLIYTNGHFAYAYTAAVLTDGFGLVRNVLLFEGQKDSLVLKPVMEDFRQHHDLSRYEFFVGDAGFDSTENFRYLAQDCCLKPVINLNPRNAKGLPEPGLAPDGVPVCPKNPSLKFKYAGFCKSRNRIKWLCPLSKQGKSGYTCACQVPCTPSKSGRMVYTYPRDNYRKNTPIPRNSKLWKKIYLLRIAVEQAISRLKLPLMLGRLTAMDFNTAYCDLVLAAIAQNLVALIALRAKLNDKVRSLRWLVA from the coding sequence TTGCCAAAACACAAGCAAATTACCTTCTCCGATCTCTACGAAGAATTTGAACAAGCGTCAAGCAAGAACAAACTGAAAATGCTCACAGATTACGTAGACATCGAAGAAATCATCCCATTAGAGGTTAAACTGACTTACTACAAATCCACTGGTCGCCCCCCTTATTCTTTGGCGTCTATGTTATCCGCCTTAATTATCCAGAAGATCTTATCCATTCCCACAGTTGAGCTTTTGGTTACTTTCCTTGAACTATCAGAGCCCCTGAGGGATTTTTGCGGCTTTGGTGAAAGTGTGCCTGACCCCGCTACTTTCTCCAGGTTCAAAGACAAGATCGGGCCCACGGAGCTCAAAAAAATCTTAGACCGCCTGGTGGAACTGACTGAGCCCTACTTGAAAGAGCTCGACCCTTTTGCGGCTTCCCTTCTCGTCCTGGATACAACCGGCTTAGAAGTGCCGGTAAGAGAAAATAATCCGAAGTTCTTTTATTCCTTGAAAAATCAGGTCGAGAAGGGAGTCCCTGAAAAACCTGAAAACGAGATTTATGCTATGACCATCGCTAAAATGCCCAAATCTGCCAAGGCTGCCCCAAAAGCCAAACTCATTTACACTAACGGCCACTTCGCCTATGCCTACACCGCTGCTGTTCTGACTGACGGCTTCGGCCTCGTCCGGAATGTGCTGCTTTTTGAAGGTCAAAAAGATTCGCTTGTGTTAAAACCAGTCATGGAAGATTTCCGGCAGCATCATGACCTCTCCCGTTATGAGTTTTTTGTCGGTGACGCCGGGTTTGACAGCACGGAAAACTTCCGTTACCTGGCGCAAGATTGCTGCCTTAAGCCGGTTATTAATCTCAATCCCCGGAATGCCAAAGGGTTGCCTGAGCCTGGACTCGCTCCCGATGGCGTGCCGGTGTGCCCCAAAAATCCATCCCTAAAGTTTAAATACGCAGGCTTTTGTAAATCAAGAAACCGGATTAAATGGCTCTGCCCCTTAAGTAAACAGGGGAAAAGCGGCTATACTTGCGCCTGTCAAGTACCGTGTACCCCCTCTAAAAGCGGCCGGATGGTTTATACTTATCCCCGGGATAATTACCGTAAAAATACTCCTATCCCCAGGAACTCTAAACTATGGAAGAAAATCTACCTTTTGCGCATTGCCGTGGAGCAGGCCATCTCCCGGCTGAAGCTCCCCTTGATGCTCGGCCGATTAACTGCAATGGATTTCAATACCGCTTATTGTGATCTCGTTCTGGCAGCCATCGCTCAAAACCTTGTTGCTCTAATCGCTTTGAGGGCCAAACTCAACGATAAGGTAAGGTCTCTACGTTGGCTTGTTGCTTAG